Below is a genomic region from Fundulus heteroclitus isolate FHET01 chromosome 5, MU-UCD_Fhet_4.1, whole genome shotgun sequence.
GGGTgattaattattcttttttgtaaatattacaaaaatttCCTCTTGTCTCATTGTGGTGAACCAGATACTCAGTATAATAACGGACACAGATTCATGCAACCCTTTTCACAGTTTTGTGTGAACAGTTCCTTTCAGGAACAGTTGAAAAATTTAGTATCAATAACGCTTCGACGTGTAAACTGTAGGCCCTTCAGACACAGATGCAAATTTCTTGATTAGTAAGTTCACCCCCTGACCCACATCTTTGCAAGATGTTACTTGCAGTGATTTTGAAGCACATTAAAGGACCCTTTCGATAAAACTATCAGATCTAACAACCCACGCGCCTGGCATGATGACTAAAAGCAGTTTGAGCTGAGCGAAGGTCCTCGGCCCCAGACTGTGTAATTAAACTGACTCTGCTATTACTCAGATAGTGGATTTGACCACTGGTCATTTAGTTAAGCTGGGGACCAGACACCTGCACTGTACTCCCTCATTGGGTGACTTCTTTCCCTTCGACTGTAATTAGCTGTTTGGCGAGGGGGCACCCTATAAAAGTCAGAGCAGCTCTGTCTGAGCTACGATACAGTTGGCATCCTTTGAGTTCATCGGttcatcttctctctctctggtgtttgtttttatcgCCGTGGGTAAGTACACGCATAACCGGCTAACAGACGGCAACCGTCCCGTGTGACTTTTTACAGATCTTATAACAGTGAAAGTTATGTTTCCAGGACGAAAATGAAAGTGGCCATTCTATGCTTGTGTTTGGCTGGCACTGCCTGTGCTCTGCCCGTAAGTGCAAGATTTGACCTCAAACAGCAAGAACCTTAAACTTCCACACAAACTGCCCTGCTTTCTTTTCTCACGCTGTTTCTTGTTTCTGCATTTAGTTTCAGTACTTGCCGCATTACACAGCGTCTAGAGTGCGGGCACCGGGCTCACAGGTAATCATGTGCACTTTCTTTTGGATCTCTTCCTCTTTAGGACTTTCCAATCTTTTAGATAAAAATTTAATAAGATTGCTCTTGCAAGCTGAACTTTTActgataccttttttttttttttttttttttactttcatgcaGTTGAAACTACCTTTCCCAGCTGGTTTCCCACAATCTGGAGTTTTCGCTCATAGTGTGGAAATTGTATGTCCTAATTTCTTCCACATTACGTTTCAATTTACCtttgaatgtgtttttcctTACACTGCACTTGTACACTCTTTCTGTTTGGCTAAGGTATCTCCATACAGATTTGGTGTTGGTGCAGCTGGAACAAACCAAGTACAGGTAAGAGTTTTTGCACATGCCTAAAGATATGATCATCCATGacaactgtttttatttccaccgATGTTCTTTCAATAGACTCTCCCTCCATATGGTTTCATCAAGTACTCCATTCCTCAGCCACCTGGCCGACAGAGCGTTGAAGTTGTATGTGTTGATTTGCTTCTTCTCATAGTATGTTTCCCAAATAATCTGGCAATTGGAATTAGACATATACACATTTATGTGGTCTTGCTGTTTTATGTTTGCAGTTCTTGCCTTATGACTTCACTCAGAACAAGGTAAAAGTTTTGGGACAATTTAATGCAAACCTAACGGTGTGTATAGTATAGCCCTGTAAAAGCAggtttacttttatttcaggttatCCAGAACACTCCTCAAATGACAAATGATCCTTTTGGGCAAGATGTAAGatgttttttgatttatttattttttatcagattttCCAAATAACTCTCCAAACACATTATAAATGTgaattttatttacagttttatttcttttctcccctcagtttgccacattcggaactTTTCCCCAGGCCGTTCCCCAGCAACCTGTGAATGTGAGATTagaaaattaataatatatattatgtaaTATCTTTCCTTATTTTCCTTCACACGTATCTCTTTTGCTCTTTTAGATGCCAACCTTTGATGCCAATGCACATCCCTCCCAGAATCCCCTACAGCCACTGCAGCAGGACCAACCTGTGCAAACAAGCCAAGTAACCAAACTATGAATTACTTtaataattaaacatatttgCAAATTATATATGTAATGATTAATATGCTATTTCCTTGGGTTTGCAGGCACCTGCAAAGACCGTGTGAACAAGTGGACAAGTTTCTACTCCTCAACATTGAATGCTGATCTTTGGTTATAAAGTAGAAAAGTCATCTTAAAGTACAGTTTTAGAACATTAGCGAACTACCTTATGATGGTTAACCCATGTCGATGCCTGGAAACCtttctttttacctttaaaTGTGGAATAACAATAGCTGTCTAATAATTATTAAGTCATTTGGTCTTACACTCAGTGTGTTGTGCTTTCGCAGTAACGGCattatttccttttcttttcccattgttgtttgttttaaaaataaaaatattttaagcaaATCCCTAGAATTACTGCTCtttgtttaaatagttttgttaAGCTCATCCTCATTCACATCTGTGTTTTGGTCTTAACACTTTAATAAAGAGGTAGTTAAAAACTAAACTGTGTTGAATCCAAAGCTTAGAAAAATGATGCACcctccttgaacttttccaaatGTGGTCCCATTTCAGCCAAAGATTTCTGTGTACTTTGTTGGGATTCATAAAGAACTAAGTTAAAATGTGTGGC
It encodes:
- the scpp5 gene encoding secretory calcium-binding phosphoprotein 5: MKVAILCLCLAGTACALPFQYLPHYTASRVRAPGSQLKLPFPAGFPQSGVFAHSVEIVSPYRFGVGAAGTNQVQTLPPYGFIKYSIPQPPGRQSVEVFLPYDFTQNKVIQNTPQMTNDPFGQDFATFGTFPQAVPQQPVNMPTFDANAHPSQNPLQPLQQDQPVQTSQAPAKTV